GTAGGCCATCAGCTCATTGGATTTCTTGGTGGCCGCGTAGAGGCTGACCGGGTTATCAACGGGATCGTCCGTGGCAAAAGGGACTTTTTTGTTGTTGCCGTAGACAGAGCTGGACGACGCGTACAAAAGATGCCGCACCGGGTGGCGCCTGCAGCATTCCAGGATATTAAAAAACCCCACGATGTTGGACCGGATGTAGGCTTGCGGGTGTTCAATGCTGTATCGCACGCCGGCCTGCGCCGCCAGGTTGATGACCACGTCGATGCTGTTCTCAGTGAACAGGGTCTCAAGAGTGTCCTTTTCAGACAGATCTATTTTGTAAAAGGTGAATTGATTATACTGCTTGAGAATATCCAACCTGGCATATTTCAGCCGGACGTCGTAATAGTCATTCAAATTATCCAGGCCGATGACGGCGCAGCCCAGCTCCAAAAGCCTTTGCGAGAGATGCATACCGATAAACCCGGCCACTCCCGTCACCAAGTATGTCTTTTTATCATCTACTGATTTTAGCTTCTTCATTAAACACCTACGCCATAGTATTTGAAGCCCTTTTCGACCATGCTCTTTTTATCATAAATATTCCTCAAATCAAAGAAATAGTCGCCGGCGCCGATTTCCTTAAATTTATCAAAATCTAGGTTCCTGAATTCATTCCACTCGGTCAGGATCACCGTGGCGTCAGTATGCGCCAGGGCTTCATAAGCATTGTCACACCAGGTGAGGCTGTCCTTGATCCCTGCAAAACGCCAGTTCCCCTCTTTACGGCCCGCAGGGTCATACACCTTGAGCTTTGCGCCGCGTTTTACCAGTTCCGGCAGGATCACCAGCGACGGCGCCTCCCGCATGTCGTCCGTGTTCGGCTTGAAGGTCACGCCGAGCACGGCCAGGGTTTTATCGTTCAGCTCCCCCAAAGCTCCTGCAATTTTATCCACCATTTTCAGCTTCTGGCGGTCATTGGCAGCGACTGTCGCTTCCACGAGGGATATGGACTCCCCGCAGTCCCGGGCTATTTTCACCAGAGCCCTGGTGTCTTTGGGAAAGCAGCTCCCGCCGAAACCGGGGCCGGCGTGCAGGAACTTCGGGGAAATGCGCCCGTCCCGCCCCATCGCCTTGGCTACCTTCTGCACGTCCGCGCCGACCTTTTCACAGACGTTGGCTACTTCATTGATGAACGTGATCTTCATGGCCAGGAAGGCGTTTGACGCGTACTTGATCATCTCCGCGGTTTCGATGTTGGTCTCAACAAAGGGGGTTTCGTTGAGATAAAGGACCCGGTAAACTTCCTTCATGACGCTGATGGCCCGGTCGCTTTCAGCGCCGAGGATAACCCGGTCGGGATGCATGAAGTCCTGGACAGCGGAGCCTTCCCGCAGGAATTCAGGATTGGACACCACATCAAAGGCATAGTCTACCCTTCTTTCAGTAAGGATAGCCTGCACCGCCGCCTTGACCTTTTGGCCGGCGCCCACCGGCACGGTGGACTTGTTCACGATGACCTTGTAGCCGTCCATATGGGTGGCAATGTCTTTTGCCACAGCGAGCACATACTGCAAGTCCGCGCTGCCGTCGTCCGCCGGGGGAGTGCCGACGGCGATGAAAATAACGTCGTTGTTCTGGACGGCGGACTGGATGTCCGTGGTAAAGTCAAGGCGTTTGTAGTAGTAGTTGTTCTTGACTATGCGCTCAAGCCCCGGCTCAAAGATGGGGATGACGCCTTCTTTTAGGCCGTTGATCTTATTTTCGTCGACGTCTACGCAGGTTACATTGTGGCCGAAGTCGGAGAGGATTGCGCCGGAGACGAGGCCGACGTAGCCGGCGCCGATTACCGCTATTTGGGGCATGGTTTGGACACCTCAATTTGTCATTTAGCATACTAATCTTCAATAAAATCATCCTGTAAATAGGCTTCAATTTTATTATTTCTCAAGAGCAACTTCTTCGCAATCAGGTAACAACCCAACTATTTCTAAGCTATTGCGAGCAGCCCTCTATGTTCCAGGCGGTATTGTTTCACCCTTATGGGTTGCGACCACGGCGAAGCGGCCGGGGTCTTTAAAATGGCGGAGAAAACTGTGGTTGCCTTTTTTGCGGTGGGACATAGATAGGAACTTTTTTCGTTTATGAGTCTGTTGGGCTACCCTTCTGTGTTCATTAATTCTCCTCGTAATGTTTTATCCACTCAAGAGCATCCTTGTCCCACTGGCCGAAAAACTCCTTATCGCCCAGCACACATTCATAAATAGGTAAAAGAAATATTTTAATCAGCAAAACTATGCTACCAAAGCTGGCATCAATTTTAGTTCCAATTCTGCGTTTAAAAGCATTCCATTGCATTTGTTTATCTTTAAGTGTCTGGAAGCTTTCAGAAAACACCGTCGGCGTTTTGGAGAGAGGTGTCCCACGTCGTTGTATCGTCTGATTTATGGCTTCATATAACACCCGTCCATCAAAGTCAAAGGTTCTGCAAAGCATGTAAACATCATAAAAATCCTTCATTCGGCTGTTGGCTTCAGCCAAATAAAGCATCGCCTCAAACTTTTCTGCGATTACTGACTCCATGGAATAAGCTTTAATTCTTGGGAGATCCATATCAAGAAGAGAAGGATACTCCATATCAACTGCTTTGGGCACGATTACGTCTCCGAACCCAATGTCAAACTGCAAAATCTTTTTTGACTTGTCCAAAAAAGCGGTAACTTTTATTCTAACACCTTCATAGTCGGCATCCTCTTTAATGCGTTCCGCACTGATTGTTTCCGTGTCGAAGTAAATTGCATCATCGGCTTCGATGCTGCAGATTTCTTTAAAAATTTGTTGAAGACCATCCAATGTACTTGCCAATTCCTTTGCGAGCAGATCAATATCCTTTGTAGCTCTTGCCTTGTCATCAAGGATAGTATAAAGGAGCAAACCTCCCTTTAAAACAAAAATATCCCCATACTTTGAGATGGATAGGCGATATAAGATCCGCTCAATAAAATACAGCATCAAAAGATAATCAAATTGTTCTTGCTTTGCAATAGCAAGATTTTTAAGCCTTGCTTTAATGCTATCCGCCTTGCTCATAGCATTGCCTCCAGATAAGGTCTGATTTTTGTTTTTATGCGAAGCCTGGCTGCATACTCCATGAGTTTTTGCAGATTTTTATTTTTGCGTGCCATGTAGTTTTTTAGCACCTCAAAAGCCACATCTTCGCCCAACTGATACCTTAATCTAAAAAAGTCACAAACAGTTCTTTCCCGATCATAAATTCTGATTTTCGTATAGGAAAGCTGCTCCGAGGTTTCCCCCAGAGAAAAGAATGTTTTGCTAAAAACATACAGTTCAATTGGCGGATACTCCGGCAATTGAGGTTTAACGGTGCTGGATGGAACGGCAACACTTACTATGGTAGGGTTTATTGTAGTGAACTCGTGATGGACTGCCGCAGAGTAAAGGCAAATCACTCCGTTTGGAACCAGACTTGATGCCAGTTCAATATCCGACATGTTATAGTCAGAGCTAGCCCATGAATAAAAACCAGTCCTGTGTTTTTTAACAAAACCTGCTTCTATAAGTTCTGTGATATCTCTGCTGCAAAGCTTGTTTTCTCGGAGAATGGACGCCTTGACAATAGGACCGTTATCATCAAATATCTTTTTAATTTTTTTACGCCTTGTCTCAGTCATGATTATCACCAAATCAATAGGCATTAAGATTTATTTTCTGTTTTTTTGTGCATATTTATTTTACAATATTTTCTAAGTAGTTGTCAATATAAAACTTATCTTTAAAAAAATCAGGAACGCAGCTGGTATATGATGCTCTCTTTGGAGTCACGAAATAATCAGGCCCCCAGGACACTGGGCAACCTTTTTTATATATGCTGCGATGAGATGCAGGACATCAGCTTTACTCAGGCAGTCTTGCTGATAATTGACCTTCTAAGGCAGTCTTTGGTTGATTTCTTATTTTTGTCGGAACAGCAGGTCAATGCGTTCTTGAACCATTTTTGTGCTTCTCTATCCTTGATATTTAAAAAACGCCTGAAATTTTCAATATGCGAAAGTTGAGTTAGTTGACAGGCGCCGTAGATTTTTATTTAGTTTTTGAAGGGGACAACCCAGACAATCCTTCTTGCCACCCAAGAATATCAACTGCATAAGCAAGAAATTCCTTTAACGTGTTATCACGCTGTTCTTCGAATTCCTGAAAATACGCTGAACTTAATGACGCCAATGCATGTATCAACTGTGGAAATTTGTTTATGAGAATTGTTTTATCTAATGCCTTATTTTGTAAACGCTGCCTTGTTTTTATTTTTCTATAATTTTTTTCCTTTCGCTCAAATCTTGGTTTTGAAGCTTTATGAATAACCATTTCCTGCAATTTATCAATCATATTCTGGTATTCGTTATTTAGAACTATGGAAAGATGCAGAAAATAATATTCACTAATCTGATTTATATCCTCAGTGGTTGCAATTTTAACTTCTTTTCTGTCTTCATTATTTTCTTCTCGTCTATTATCTCCTAAGATTTTCTTTCTGATATTTTTCTTATTTTCATAATATCCACGCAGAAGGATGGAAAACATATTAAGATTCATGATATATATTTTGATTTGTAAAAGCATGCCGAGAACATCATCATCTAAGATATATAAACCGTTCATTGTAAGATTTTCAAGTTTAACAAGAGCCTGAATAATTTTCTGCTCAGTTGCTATTCCTTGACTGGAATAACAGTTTTCATTATCCTTTAAAGATAAACCGCTTATCTCAAAGTTGTTTTTCACGGCATCAATGTTTTCCGGAAATGCAGCCGTCTTGCTCTGGTCTTCAACAAATGACCTAATAGCATCATATTGTTCAAGGCGCAAATCTAGTACCCGCGCTTTAACCTTTTGTATTTCTCTTTTCTTGTCAACAAATAATGTTGAAAATATTGCAACAAGAACCGACGCGAATAAGACACCCAGTAGTTCTATAAGGTTTCCTACCATAAAATCCGGTAATTTATTCAGCAATGCTGAAAATTCCGAAGCCGCATGTGAAAACCAACCAAATATGTATTCAAATAAAACCTTCATTGCCACACCTCCTGATCATGGAGGAATGGTGTCACCACATACTCATTTGCTTTGAAATGCTTACATAATATATCAAATGAAGTACCGGTTTTCTCTGCAATTATATCTATTAGCATCCGAAAGAGCCCTATCTCATTCACAGCATATAATGTTTCGCGAAATTTTCCATAAAAGAACCTGACTTTTTCCTCTTCATTTTTAAACGGAGGTTTGCTGCAGGATCTTAAATTATACAGTTCACCAACTAAAGCACGCTCAAAATCGGCTTGCATTTTTACCATATCGAAGTCTATTACCATACCGACTTTTGGAAGAAACTCTTTTAAAATCTCATCGGTGGTTGACTCATCTAAAAGCGTCCCATCAGGCATTGGTGTAGTCATTAAATATTTGTAGTATCCATCAAGCTTTGACAGATACAGATAAACATATATAAATTGCTTATAAGATTTAGGACCTACCAAATGGAGCTTGTTGGTATAAAAACTGTCAAGTGACTTAACAATAGTTTGAAGTTTTTCTCTGCCCTCAAGGAAAGGAGGATACTCTACTGCAGGTCTATCCTTAAGTGTCGCAACCCCATACTTATCTAATTCACTACGGATATCCAATTCAGTATCCAGAACAATGGTTCTTTCGTTGATTCTTGCCATTGAATCCAGTATTTCAAGATAAGCGGTTATTCGGTCATTAAGAATTTTCCCTTCACGTTCATTCAAAGCTTCTTGCTTTGACAACCAATGAATTGTAATAAACCCTACAGCTCCTGCAACGATAATTGTAGAAAGGAAACCGAAGATGCCCTGCCATATACTTTCTGATAACCCAAGAAAAACTGTCTGGTCAATCAACTGTGGCCTCCTCCCTCGTATACCACGCCACAAACCTGCCGATGCCTTCATAGATACTGGTGCTTGGCTTAAAACCGACGTCCCTCACTAAATCCGTCACGTCAGCGTAGGTTTGATACACATCGCCCGGCTGCATGGGGTAAAACTCCTTGACCGCCTTTTTGCCCACGGCGTTTTCAATGGCCCCGATGAAATCCATCAGTTTCTCCGGCTTGTTGTTGCCGATGTTATACAGCTTATACGGGGCATCCGGCATGGTGAGCACGGGGGAGTTCTCGATCAAAGGCAGGATCCCGCCGACAACGTCGTCGATATAGGTAAAATCCCTGTACATGTCACCGTTGTTAAACACCCGGATCGGCCTATCCTCCAGGATCGCTTTGGTAAACGAAAAATACGCCATGTCCGGCCTGCCGTACGGCCCGTAGACGGTGAAAAACCGCAGGCCCGTGGCGGGTATCCGGTAGAGGTGGCTGTAGGTGTAGGCCATCAGCTCATTGGATTTCTTGGTGGCCGCGTAGAGGCTGACCGGGTTATCAACGGGATCGTCCGTGGCAAAAGGGACTTTTTTGTTGTTGCCGTAGACAGAGCTGGACGACGCGTACAAAAGATGCCGCACCGGGTGGCGCCTGCAGCATTCCAGGATATTAAAAAACCCCACGATGTTGGACCGGATGTAGGCTTGCGGGTTTTCAACGCTGTAGCGCACGCCGGCCTGCGCCGCCAGGTTGATGACCACGTCGATGCTGTTCTCAGTGAACAGGGTCTCAAGAGTTTCCTTTTCAGACAGATCTATTTTGTAAAAGGTGAATTGATCATA
This region of Pelotomaculum schinkii genomic DNA includes:
- a CDS encoding nucleotidyl transferase AbiEii/AbiGii toxin family protein encodes the protein MSKADSIKARLKNLAIAKQEQFDYLLMLYFIERILYRLSISKYGDIFVLKGGLLLYTILDDKARATKDIDLLAKELASTLDGLQQIFKEICSIEADDAIYFDTETISAERIKEDADYEGVRIKVTAFLDKSKKILQFDIGFGDVIVPKAVDMEYPSLLDMDLPRIKAYSMESVIAEKFEAMLYLAEANSRMKDFYDVYMLCRTFDFDGRVLYEAINQTIQRRGTPLSKTPTVFSESFQTLKDKQMQWNAFKRRIGTKIDASFGSIVLLIKIFLLPIYECVLGDKEFFGQWDKDALEWIKHYEEN
- a CDS encoding UDP-glucose dehydrogenase family protein; the encoded protein is MPQIAVIGAGYVGLVSGAILSDFGHNVTCVDVDENKINGLKEGVIPIFEPGLERIVKNNYYYKRLDFTTDIQSAVQNNDVIFIAVGTPPADDGSADLQYVLAVAKDIATHMDGYKVIVNKSTVPVGAGQKVKAAVQAILTERRVDYAFDVVSNPEFLREGSAVQDFMHPDRVILGAESDRAISVMKEVYRVLYLNETPFVETNIETAEMIKYASNAFLAMKITFINEVANVCEKVGADVQKVAKAMGRDGRISPKFLHAGPGFGGSCFPKDTRALVKIARDCGESISLVEATVAANDRQKLKMVDKIAGALGELNDKTLAVLGVTFKPNTDDMREAPSLVILPELVKRGAKLKVYDPAGRKEGNWRFAGIKDSLTWCDNAYEALAHTDATVILTEWNEFRNLDFDKFKEIGAGDYFFDLRNIYDKKSMVEKGFKYYGVGV
- a CDS encoding NAD-dependent epimerase; this translates as MKKLKSVDAKKTYLVTGAAGFIGMHLSQRLLEQGCAVIGLDNLNDYYDVRLKYARLDILKQYDQFTFYKIDLSEKETLETLFTENSIDVVINLAAQAGVRYSVENPQAYIRSNIVGFFNILECCRRHPVRHLLYASSSSVYGNNKKVPFATDDPVDNPVSLYAATKKSNELMAYTYSHLYRIPATGLRFFTVYGPYGRPDMAYFSFTKAILEDRPIRVFNNGDMYRDFTYIDDVVGGILPLIENSPVLTMPDAPYKLYNIGNNKPEKLMDFIGAIENAVGKKAVKEFYPMQPGDVYQTYADVTDLVRDVGFKPSTSIYEGIGRFVAWYTREEATVD
- a CDS encoding NAD-dependent epimerase — translated: MKKLKSVDDKKTYLVTGVAGFIGMHLSQRLLELGCAVIGLDNLNDYYDVRLKYARLDILKQYNQFTFYKIDLSEKDTLETLFTENSIDVVINLAAQAGVRYSIEHPQAYIRSNIVGFFNILECCRRHPVRHLLYASSSSVYGNNKKVPFATDDPVDNPVSLYAATKKSNELMAYTYSHLYRIPATGLRFFTVYGPYGRPDMAYFSFTKAILEDRPIRVFNNGDMYRDFTYIDDVVGGILPLIENSPVLTMPDAPYKLYNIGNNKPEKLMDFIGAIENAVGKKAVKEFYPMQPGDVYQTYADVTDLVRDVGFKPSTSIYEGIGRFVAWYKEFYHT
- a CDS encoding type IV toxin-antitoxin system AbiEi family antitoxin domain-containing protein, giving the protein MTETRRKKIKKIFDDNGPIVKASILRENKLCSRDITELIEAGFVKKHRTGFYSWASSDYNMSDIELASSLVPNGVICLYSAAVHHEFTTINPTIVSVAVPSSTVKPQLPEYPPIELYVFSKTFFSLGETSEQLSYTKIRIYDRERTVCDFFRLRYQLGEDVAFEVLKNYMARKNKNLQKLMEYAARLRIKTKIRPYLEAML